DNA sequence from the Pseudophryne corroboree isolate aPseCor3 chromosome 6, aPseCor3.hap2, whole genome shotgun sequence genome:
ATCTGTTCCCATTACCAGTCCTCTTTTAAAAATGCCAAAGTATGAGGCTTTGGCATTTTTTAAAGAGGACATCGGAGCTCTATAAGAGGAATACTTCTATTCCTCCCATGTGGAATCATTATGAATATTTATAAAAATAGAGGGAAACAGTAGGAATATTAGGAAACATTAGGGGGATGCAGGAATAATAGAGAGGAAGGTATAGGGGGAAAACTAGAGAGATCTCTTGTAATAGTGCTAggtgaggaggagaaggaggaggagaagaagaagaagaagaaaaattatTCTTACATGGCAATTACTAATTGCAGAATAAAAAACTGGATGCTATTTTAAAGAAATTTCATAAAAGTCTGATGATTTAGGCCTATAAATGGATGATAGACATATATGCACACAATAGTTctgggaaataaaattaaatgatgAAGCTTGCAGAATAAGAAGAGAGACCACAGTCACCCGAGGAGCAATGGTTCAACTTATCTTACGTTTTCAAATGGACTACCGTGATAAAAGCAGGTGCTGCAGGTTCAGCACTGAACGTCACTGACGGATAGCAGGCGAAAGAAGCGCCGAGACCACAAGGCTGaatgtctagagcaggcattcccaaccacggtcctcaaggcacaccaacagtgcaggttttagtaatatccaggctgcagcacagatggttacatcaaaataactgagctactaattaagtcagctgtgctgaagcctggatatcactaaaacctgcactgttagtgtgccttgaggaccgtggttggtctAGAGAAGAGGGCCCTGAAAAAActatctgtgaaacgcgcgtcggcagtTCACACTGTACCAGAGTGTCAATCAATCGTGTATGAAAATGTGTGTTTATGCCTAGCTAAAGATTTAGAAAGTTTTGCACCCCAGTAGTTGGAGGAATATAGATAGAACTTAAGGCATGATGTGTACATAGATAATTGAAGCATAGCTTATTAGAGTACCACAGCCTAAGCCCACAATATGCCATATAGTGTGGCTCTATCTAGCTGGATGTGAGCCTCCTACTGACTGTACCCAGTACTTAATCGCTGGCAGTCACATGATTGATACTAAAAGCTACAAAGTATCAATAATCAATGTACACTATTAGTGTGTCTTCTCATATAACATTCAACCTCTAATTATCCACAGCTGTGTATGATGAATTAAATCAAACATAAACTTGAAAACACACCCAGGTGCAAACTATTGCTGATCCAAATAATCATTACAAGATAAAGGAAATAATAAAGACAGCACATAGCACCCAAATGTATTCAGTGTTTAAAGGTATACAGAGAACAAGTGTGTAACTGTTTGATGAGAGGACTAGTGGGTTGAAAAACACACTGGAAACATTCTTGTTACTTCTGTAACCAAGTGTCTATATTAAATTTCACACACAGACTGCATTTTTTTTGCTGAGGGAATACTCTCAATTTAAGTTACCAGCATATATAATTGCAAAGAATATGTAGTGGGCTCTCTGCAACAACCCCATAGATCTGATGCATGGTAGCCAGAGTGTATGAGTGTGATAAATATTAATTAACCACAGCATATTATAAATTAGCCACAAGTGCATATTAACCAGTGTGTGGTTCAGTACGGGCTTATTGCACCTAAGCAGGAACGTGCTAATAAAGACACGAGTTATAACTAAAAAGCATTTAAATGCACTTGAGTGATACATATGAATAGGAGCAGACTCCTAGAAATCACCTTCACTTATGCATGCTGGCTCAATTGATGGACATATATGGAAGAGTAACACTAGTCAGGTACTAGTGTCCCCATACAACATTAAAGTGTACTAGCTGCATATTGATTGAAAATCCCCCCATTAAGGCAGATCTGCAACAGTTTATTTATAACTTGGTTCAGAAGACCACTGATACAAGAAGCACATTACTACACATACAGGGTGtgcaaataaactttattgatattttATCAATCATAGGTATTACACACAATAGCACCAGATAAGGTCATAGCACCTAACAATTTAATTTATTGGCAATACACGACACTCTGGGAACAGTGTGTATTTTTAACAATAAATGTCACATTTTGTTTTGTCATtgtatgttggtttttaatatttcacagttacaggccttttaacaataacataataaaagttaaattttatgtatTCAAAAACTTTTTgtgcgccacctaagaccaatcCCTTTTCCCCTTTGTTAAATTACATTAAAGTGAGCAGCTTTAGAATTAACATTCATGTTTTAATGATCAaatgattattttattttatacgccGCTGTTTTGATCTAAGCCGTGCtgcttttgctgttgttgtttgctAGTTTACCTGCCATCCCATATTATCATTTCCCTGGTATTAGGGCTTATAAGGATTATATTCTGTACacacaatattttttatttatttatttttatccccGGCCATTGCAGCTACTCAGCAGCACTGTGTGTGATTACGTTTCCTCTTTCACTGCCGTGTGGTATACCTgtatgtgtactggggacggggctGCTAAACCGTGAAAAGACCTCGCGGCCAGGCCGTTTAGAAATTTCGCATAAACAATAGGAGGAAACAGAAATTCTTGGCGGGCTTTTTGAAAGTTACAGCAACTTCACCTAAACCAATTAGGATGAAGGACGTGTTTAACTCATCAAATCAAAAAGCAGCTCTGTGCATAAATACAGATGTTCCCGGCTGTTGGCTATTCAGTCTTTTTTTCTACTTGGTAGAAGTCAAATCTGTGTAGAAATATGGCCAGGACCAAGCAGACCGCCCGCAAATCTACAGGAGGGAAAGCTCCCCGCAAGCAGCTGGCAACGAAAGCTGCCCGGAAGAGCGCCCCAGCTACCGGCGGCGTGAAGAAACCTCACCGCTATCATCCTGGAACTGTTGCTCTTCGCGAGATCCGTCGATATCAGAAATCCACTAAACTGCTGAcccgcaagctgcccttccagcgtCTGGTGCGTGAGATCGCCCAGGACTTCAAGACTGACCTGCGCTTCCAGAGCTCCGCCGTCATGGCCCTACAAGAGGCGAGTGAGGCTTATCTGGTGGGGCTGTTCAAGAACCCCAACCTGTGCGCCATCCACGCCAAGAGGGTGaccatcatgcccaaagacatccagctggcccgcaggatccgaggggagagggcatagaTACTCGGCACTCCTATTCACGCAGcaaacacaaaggctcttttcagagccaccaagtCTTTCTAAACGAGCTGCAGCATAAGTCACCCCTCAATGTCCGAGTAACAGGATGCGGATGAATCCTCCTCTCTCCATCTATAGCCGCTTCAAACGGCAGGCCAAATCTATTAAGCTTAAATCTATAATACAATGATAAGCAAGCCCCACAGTGAATAAAGGGATGTTACCTATCAAAAATTACTAAATATTTGGACGGACTGGTTCACCGACAGTACATCGTTACTAGTGTTCCGCCTAGATTCACTTGTAAAATTGTTTTCTTCAGCAGGGAGAAGAGGATATTGTTCGCAATGATCAAATCATTTTATGTAATGCAGCTGTTTTCATCCTAGCTTTGTTACGTCACACGGAGAGAGAATATGGTTTCTCTCATTATATATTTTATACGGATCAGCTTCCCATTCCTATAAGCGGAAGGGGCCTCATTTGCAGCATGCAGTTATTGCAAAGGGAATATTCAGACTATCATTAGATTTCACCACAACAGACCAGGGCTCCTAAAGGGTAAGGGAGCGATTTTACCTTTAGCGGTTGTATGGACGGGATGTGGAGATGAAAGCGCAGCTAGCCCGTCAGATATCGCTACAACACAAGCAATGGCAGTACACACAGCTCTCCTGGGAAgacgtgggtggctctgaaaagagcctttattGAGTGTCAGGTACATCAGTTCTGTGGTGGAAGCTGCAAGCCTCACATTACTTTAATCTTGGCTGGTTTGTGGCTCTCGGCCTTCTTGGGCAGTAGCACGGCCTGGATGTTGGGCAGAACACCTCCCTGGCCGATGGTCACCCCACCGAATAGCTTGTTGAGCTCTTCGTCGTTGCACACTgccagctgcaggtggcgggggatGTTGCAGGTCTTCTTGTTGTCGCGGGTGGTGTTTCCGGTGAGCTCCAGGATCTCAGCCGTCAGATACTCCAGCACCGCGGCAAGATAGACTGGGGCACCGGCTCCCACTCGCTCAGCATAGTTTCCTTTCCTCAGCAGACGGTGAACGTGACCGTCTGGGAACTGGAGACTGGCACGGGATGAGCGAGTCTTGGCCTTAGCCCGGGTCTTGCCGCCTTGTTTGCCTCTGCCGGACATGTTCAGTTCAGAAAGCTGAGTGTCTTCTAACAAACTGAGAGGAAATGTGAGTCTGTaattagtgatgggtagttcatgaatgattacttCAAAatcaactaatcttcaaagtgaacaagttcgttcagttcacagctttggcaaagattagttcatcaggaaggaggagttagaCACACACAGAATAGAGCCGGCATTAGGCccctcactgtctcattcacttcactggattttcacttcctgaatctgatgctgtgaaatgaaagttaaaagtacaacacagcccagcaatacagatctaataaaaaaaaaatagaatctgcactgcctagccaaagtctatgtgtgtctgtgagtgagcatgtgtggtcatgctgctcacctttctgtgatacaatcactgtcctattagtccagatgtccaaacacttgctgctacttctggtactactggctcctgtgcatactgctgtgctaaatcttctgctgggtgttgtgtaggtgctgcagcagcagcactgttgttattgAGCTATCACTAAGCattactcatgagtcagtacatctctgctgccacaggggtcactgctgtgctcagacatgggggtaaatttactaagatgggcattctatttaagatgggatgttgctcatagcaaccaatcagattccaggtattatcttctagaaggtgctagataaatgagaagtagaagctgattggttgctatgggcaacatcccatcttaaatagaactcccatcttagtaaatttaccccatggagtggactcactctgtggagctgattgagttacattgtcctggcaactcatgagtcattctccttgcaagtatttcagtagttcagtgattcattacagttcactgatcagttcactgactcaatgactcatacagccatacgagtcagtgcagtacttctaagctaccatgtgtggcactgctgtgctcaggcatatgctatggagctgatactgaactgcatatagctatcattaattcacctagcatattaggtggtcacaaggtacactgtcactcccaatcagccaaagacacagttctgagtgctgcatgctatcctgtaagacacagttctgagtgctgcatgctatcctgtagggtctgattactctacacaagacatagggggatatgtatgtctgtctgatgaaccttcagtcttaaaataataaaaaatatgatagtacatatacttaggtagttctatagaagtggagtgtgtgtgtgtgtgtgtgtgtgtgtgtgtgtgtgtgtgtgtgtgtgtgaatactcatgagtcagtttacctcagctgccacaggggtcactgctgtgctcatggagtcattggactctgtggagctgattgaactgcattgtcctgacgactcatgagtcactctccttgcaagtagttcagtgattcattacagatcactgatcagctcactgactcaatgactcatacagccatacgagtcagtacagtacctctaagctaccatgtgtggcactgctgtgcacaggcatatgcattgtatggagctgatactgaactgcatatagccatgattcattcccccagtatattaggtgacaagctacactcccaacagaggcgtaactagcacggggcgagcagggcacgtgccctgggcgctgtggcagctccagcagaggggggcgccaccggcacggcccgctcgccccgtgCGACTGGGATTCGGCACCGCAGCTCTCCCGGTTTCCCCCGGCTGCGGCTGGAGGGCGGGCGCCACTGTCCCCCCGCACcagtttgttttatttgatttttttgcgGGTTACGGAGGGCAGTGGGGATTGAGGGTAGGCGCCGGCAATTACAACAGCTGCCCgccccctcaccagcagcagccgcccgccccctcaccagcagcagccgcccgccccctcaccagcagcagccgcccgcccGCAGCAGCGCCAACCAGACCTATATGGAGCCAGCGGCAGCAACAGGAGCAGTTTCTCCTCCACGGTTCCAGCGGTAAgatgcaatgtatctggcactgtggggcatgtatctggcactgtggggcatgtatctggcactgtggggcatgtatctggcactgtggggcatgtatctggcactgtggggcaatgtatctggcactgtggggcaatgtatctggcactgtggggcaatgtaactggcactgtggggcaatgtatctggcactgtggggcaatgtatctggcactgtggggcatgcatccggcactgtggggcaatgtttctggcactgtggggcaatgtatctggcactgtggggcatgtatctggcactgtggggcatgtatctggcactgtggggcaatgtatctggcactgtggggcatgtaactggcactgtggggcatgtatctggcactgtggagcaatgtaactggcactgtggggcaatgtaactggcactgtggggcaatgtatctggcactgtagggcaatgtatctggcactgtggggcatgcatccggcactgtggggcatgcatccggcactgtggggcaatgtaactggcactgtggggcaatgtatctggcactgtggggcaatgtatctggcactgtggggcatgtatcaggcactgtggggcaatgtaactggcactgtggggcaatgtaactggcactgtggggcatgtgtctggcactgagtggggcatgtatctggcactgtggggcaatgtaactggcactgtggggcatgtatctggcactgagtggggcatgtatctggcactgtggggcaatgtatctggcactgtggggcatgtatccggcactgtggggcaatgtaactggcactgcgggccattttcagtggccacaccccttctggagcgtggccacaccccttctggtgtgtgaccacgcccgcTTTTTTCCGACGCGCGCGcctatgcttctttttgtgtgtggtttgttgttgttgtttttttggggggcgccatttttcattttgccctgggctccgaaaaccctagctacgcctctgactcccaatcagctaaagacacagtgctgagtgctgcatgctatcctgtagggtaggattactccacacaagacacaggaggatatgtactatgaaccttcaagtgacataaagtagagcagttgcccctagcaaccaatcagcttgtcacTTTATATaatgttgaagataaatgacagaagctgattggttactttacaacatctccactttatctctctctaaggtctgttacattggggcaaagggacttttttttcttttaattattgtattttaaaagcagaaaaaagtgacttatgacattactctgaatttgggtctttcacttgcatattatgaagtaaaaaggagtacctacaatgggattaatattgcagagatacatatgtcactataaagttgctatataacttattgcttttcttaaaaataaaaaaaaaatacattttaaacatatctgatcatttgaaaaagattataactcctacaatgagctagtattagaaatacctactctatgtgtaatagtctagactagttctaaacctaatcactcctttcagtctcagagtcagtgagtgaaatgatgaactacatgaactaatcttctgaactaatcttttgagtgaactagatcataatgaactaatcaccaaagtgaactagatttcccatcactatcTGTAATACCGCcctcctcctatatatacactcagaGAGGATCTACCGCGTGCTCTGTGATTGGTTTGCTTACAAATGAACCAATGCAGCTCAAGTTTATCCACAGACCAATCCACAATATgtagtgagggggaggggggggggatacctCCCAGTGTCACGTGATACTTCTACCCTATAGTTTTATCAGAAGCGGTGAATCTTCATTTACAGTACATAAGCTGCCTATAAATAGAGCCAACCCGGGTGTTGTACCGCACAGATTTTCTGCGTTGTGTAGAAGAATAAGTGAGTGGTGAAAATGCCTTATCCAGAAAAGCCTGCTCCAGTGCCCAAGAAAGGCTCAAAGAAAGCCGTAACCAAGACCCAGAAGAAGGATGAGAAGAAGCGTATGAAGAGCAGGATTGAGAGTTACGCCATTTACGTCTACAAGgtgctgaagcaggtgcaccctgacaccggcatctcctccaaggctatgggcatcatgaactcctttgtcaatgacatctttgagcgcattgccggggaagcttcccgcctggctcactacaacaagTGCTCCACCATCACCTCCCGGTAGATCCAGACCGCCGTATgcctgctgctgccgggagagctGGCCAAGTACGCCATGTCCGAGGGCACCAAGGCCGTCACCAAGTACACCAGCGCCAAGTAGTTTCCCTTCCTTCTCTGACCCACATCAACACAAAGGCTCTTCTAAGAGCCACCCACCTCCTCTCTAATCGGGCTGGAACTGTGGTGGCTATTATGTACTGCTTGCAAAGCTGCATTGTGTCTCCATTCCAGGAGCTGTAAATCGGGGTAATATATATGCATTACATAGCAGATGTCACCGTTAGTGCTTAGAAAAAGCAATCCATAGAGCAGTGACTGCCCGTGTGGTTTCTGCATAACTAGAGAATGATTGTGTCTCATTGAAATGTTACAAAGTGTCATTAGATTGTAGCAATTGCGTTAATATCACCCTGACTTCCTGATGATCACAGATGGTACAGGGTCGTTGGTCTCTCAAGATGCCCTGTGtagtgtgctgctgttactgtatCATCGCTCTTTAACACCAGGATACAAACTCCGGTATCAGTGCAGTTATATTACACCCAATCCATTATTAGACATCCGTTTCCGAGAGCTCGGTGATCATACAATGCTGgctccagggccggctctaccattaggtagctttaggcggctgcctaggggcgctagCTCCTGGAGGGCACCGCTGAATTTATCTAGCAAAATCTGAAGGATGTATctctatgcggcctcctcctttaatACTATGCTGGCTGCTGTTGCAGATCTAAACAGGTGTAgtgccgctatcaggctgtaccacatagtagtATCTagactctctacacatgttacatctgcaccacctgtagGGCAGCATCATTTTGCCcataagtgtgctt
Encoded proteins:
- the LOC134934324 gene encoding histone H3-like, which gives rise to MARTKQTARKSTGGKAPRKQLATKAARKSAPATGGVKKPHRYHPGTVALREIRRYQKSTKLLTRKLPFQRLVREIAQDFKTDLRFQSSAVMALQEASEAYLVGLFKNPNLCAIHAKRVTIMPKDIQLARRIRGERA
- the LOC134934325 gene encoding histone H2A type 1-like, with translation MSGRGKQGGKTRAKAKTRSSRASLQFPDGHVHRLLRKGNYAERVGAGAPVYLAAVLEYLTAEILELTGNTTRDNKKTCNIPRHLQLAVCNDEELNKLFGGVTIGQGGVLPNIQAVLLPKKAESHKPAKIKVM